TATTGCCCATTACTTACAAGTATTTTTGCCACCACATGCTATATTAATGAAAGGGTGTGTGTGCTCAATAATGGTAAGTGCAGTATGATTACTCAATGATGACTATACCTTATTGGTTTGAGAGATTATTTTGGATGTCAATACTGTTTTTTGCTTGTTGAGCATGGTCTACCTTCATTTTGTTAAGTGTAGGAGGCAAGAATACTTGGGACAACTCAATGATGAGGGCAAACTTAGCCTGAGAGTTAGTCTATACATTTTGCAACTGTACctttacatattgcatttttgtAATGTATTGTGTCAGTATCATTTCTGTTTGCATGAAACTGAAAATTCCACATTATGTATGCataaaactgaactgaactttgCATTTCACATTCCATTACATTTCAAAATGAAGTTTAATTGTCATTTGAAATGGTTTTTTCAAATGAACTTTAAACTTAACATTACATTGAAGGATTAAAGTTAACATTAAACTAACCATTACATCCCATTTAGCTGATCAACTATACCTTCAATAACATTGTAACCTAGTTCGTTCATAAGATATTCTAACCCTTCTGTTTTACCAATACCTTGTAAATACTCAATGCATTCCCTGACCAACTCCACATTGACCTCTAAATTCCTTGGTAACATACCAATGGCAGCCAGATGCCCATTCCCCATATGTGGAAGAGAGAAATTGTTATGACCCTTGCATTTCATAATCTCAACCATTACTGCTTGTAATGATAGGAATATATTATTCAGTTGACTTGGACTATAATCAACAAATGCTTGCATTACCTCATTCACTAAATCATCCATTGTCTTTGCTGCATGTTTTTTTTTGTAATGATTGTAAAGCTCTGAAATAACCTAAGTCATTACAGTTGAGGTCTGGTGAGTTAGGTGGCTGAAATACCAACTCAATGTGAAATCCATCTGAGTTTGCAGCTGCCATAAACTCAGGATCATCATTCTTGATATGAGGCCTTGCATTGTCTTGCTGTATGTATATGTGTTTGCTTAAACCTTCTGGCCAAACCCTCTTAATTGCTGGAATGACTTGCTGTATTAAGCATTCTTTGATGACCACTTTTGTGATAGACTCAATTGGCTTAGTCTCTAAAGTGCCCCTAGGCCTATTTCTGCTTGCCCTTGCTGCTGGAACTTGGTTTGTGAATGGAAACATGCCTATTTTCCCATCAAATAGACATTCCCCATCAACTGAATATATTGGTCTGCTCACTGCACACATGAACATAACTTTTGTGATGTACCTCTTTGATTGGCAACTTCTAAATGGCAGCTCCTCCCCTCCACAACATATACTTTCTCGTTGTCATCTGTGACGAAGAACCACTTCTCATCCATATGTATTGTGTTGCTCATTTCAGTAAATAAGATTTCAGTTAGTGGCACATTATTGAGATCAAAGAATTCTTAAAGTACTTGCTTGACAACTAATGACCTAAGTGAATAAAGTAGCCTTTGATCCTTATGTAAGTCTGTGAGTTTAGGATGTAATGGGCTTGAATGAGGTTTAAGTAAACCCTCTTTCACCCATGAAtggactgt
This sequence is a window from Silene latifolia isolate original U9 population chromosome 8, ASM4854445v1, whole genome shotgun sequence. Protein-coding genes within it:
- the LOC141594630 gene encoding uncharacterized protein LOC141594630, with translation MCAVSRPIYSVDGECLFDGKIGMFPFTNQVPAARASRNRPRGTLETKPIESITKVVIKECLIQQVIPAIKRVWPEGLSKHIYIQQDNARPHIKNDDPEFMAAANSDGFHIELVFQPPNSPDLNSKTMDDLVNEVMQAFVDYSPSQLNNIFLSLQAVMVEIMKCKGHNNFSLPHMGNGHLAAIGMLPRNLEVNVELVRECIEYLQGIGKTEGLEYLMNELGYNVIEGIVDQLNGM